In one Brevibacillus composti genomic region, the following are encoded:
- a CDS encoding type IV pilus modification PilV family protein has product MWNDSRNEKGMTLIEVLASIVILSIALLMLSNLLVRSMELSGKEDSKLVAMNLARQLAESWRSGNGDLTAATLPADLLSRYSTAKLNFQRLAELTQDLHDEGVKEVRLPAVQVNGRTYHRSVSLAFLEEPRYQLASQSMILITVRITSPEGQELALLQAAAAHPGKGGAAP; this is encoded by the coding sequence ATGTGGAATGACAGTCGAAACGAAAAAGGAATGACGCTGATCGAAGTTCTCGCCTCCATCGTGATTCTCTCGATCGCCTTGCTGATGCTGAGCAATCTGCTCGTCCGCAGCATGGAGCTGTCGGGAAAAGAGGACAGCAAGCTGGTCGCTATGAATCTGGCCAGACAGCTGGCCGAATCCTGGCGCTCCGGCAATGGCGACCTGACAGCCGCGACGCTGCCGGCCGACCTTTTGAGCCGCTATTCGACAGCCAAGCTGAACTTCCAACGTCTCGCCGAGTTGACCCAGGATCTGCATGACGAAGGGGTCAAAGAAGTCCGCTTACCCGCTGTCCAGGTAAACGGACGCACCTACCACCGGAGCGTCTCTCTCGCATTTCTGGAGGAGCCTCGCTACCAATTGGCCAGCCAATCAATGATCCTGATCACCGTACGGATCACCTCTCCCGAAGGGCAAGAGCTGGCTTTGCTGCAGGCTGCCGCAGCCCATCCCGGCAAAGGAGGCGCCGCTCCATGA
- a CDS encoding PilW family protein, which yields MKRTSLFPRLLRDQSGVTLVEVLAALFIFLIILIPLTSVYVSGVQVYNQTREQTALRNAADFAIGEVMRTVQGASYFELDPVDAEVEPEAAEEMKLLLHILRTKKAGELIPAAEADKLIRELEAGEDIGRLPFSPGLALYTSQTVYAPLDEDAASPVSSGSVTKSLLTRKLYRFAPADSANELVQAFRMEPGYLIRGLFSISADNKTMSLYLVVAPEGEKIVDRDGQQMRFSHLDEIRAELERMEAHPERISSYIRVVKTEIAVANLQRRE from the coding sequence ATGAAACGGACAAGCCTTTTTCCTCGGCTGCTCCGCGACCAGTCCGGGGTGACGCTGGTGGAAGTTCTCGCTGCCCTGTTTATTTTTCTGATTATCCTGATTCCGCTCACCTCGGTCTACGTCTCCGGCGTGCAGGTCTACAACCAGACGCGCGAACAGACAGCGCTGCGCAATGCAGCCGATTTTGCCATCGGCGAAGTGATGCGGACGGTCCAGGGAGCCAGTTACTTTGAGCTGGACCCCGTCGATGCGGAGGTGGAACCGGAAGCGGCTGAGGAGATGAAACTCTTGCTCCACATCTTGCGAACGAAAAAAGCGGGGGAATTGATCCCGGCGGCGGAGGCCGACAAGCTCATCCGCGAGCTGGAGGCGGGAGAGGATATCGGCCGTCTGCCCTTCTCTCCCGGCTTGGCGCTCTATACCAGTCAGACGGTATACGCGCCGCTGGATGAGGATGCCGCTTCTCCCGTCTCATCCGGAAGCGTGACAAAGTCGCTGCTCACGAGAAAGCTGTACCGCTTTGCGCCGGCCGATTCCGCCAATGAGCTGGTGCAGGCTTTTCGCATGGAGCCGGGCTACTTGATCCGCGGCCTTTTCTCCATCTCGGCTGACAACAAAACCATGTCCCTCTACCTCGTCGTCGCACCGGAAGGAGAAAAAATCGTGGACCGGGACGGACAGCAGATGCGCTTTTCCCATCTGGATGAGATACGGGCCGAGCTGGAGCGGATGGAGGCGCATCCGGAGCGGATCAGCAGCTATATACGCGTGGTGAAGACGGAGATCGCCGTTGCCAACCTGCAGAGGAGGGAGTAG